In Castanea sativa cultivar Marrone di Chiusa Pesio chromosome 6, ASM4071231v1, a single window of DNA contains:
- the LOC142638649 gene encoding elongation factor 1-alpha has protein sequence MGKEKVHINIVVIGHVDSGKSTTTGHLIYKLGGIDKRVIERFEKEAAEMNKRSFKYAWVLDKLKAERERGITIDIALWKFETTRYYCTVIDAPGHRDFIKNMITGTSQADCAVLIIDSTTGGFEAGISKDGQTREHALLAFTLGVKQMICCCNKMDATTPKYSKARYDEIVKEVSSYLKKVGYNPDKIPFVPISGFEGDNMIERSTNLDWYKGPTLLEALDQINEPKRPSDKPLRLPLQDVYKIGGIGTVPVGRVETGVVKPGMVVTFGPTGLTTEVKSVEMHHEALQEALPGDNVGFNVKNVAVKDLKRGFVASNSKDDPAKEAANFTSQVIIMNHPGQIGNGYAPVLDCHTSHIAVKFAELLTKIDRRSGKELEKEPKFLKNGDAGMVKMIPTKPMVVETFSEYPPLGRFAVRDMRQTVAVGVIKSVEKKDPSGAKVTKSAAKKK, from the exons ATGGGTAAGGAAAAGGTTCACATCAACATTGTGGTCATTGGCCACGTCGACTCCGGGAAGTCGACCACCACTGGTCACTTGATCTACAAGCTTGGAGGTATTGACAAGCGTGTTATTGAGAGGTTCGAGAAGGAAGCTGCTGAGATGAACAAGAGGTCATTCAAGTACGCCTGGGTGCTTGACAAGCTCAAGGCTGAGCGTGAGCGTGGTATCACCATTGATATTGCCTTGTGGAAGTTTGAAACCACCAGGTACTACTGCACAGTCATTGATGCCCCTGGACATCGTGATTTCATCAAGAACATGATTACTGGAACCTCCCAGGCTGATTGTGCCGTCCTCATTATTGACTCCACCACTGGTGGTTTTGAAGCTGGTATTTCCAAGGATGGACAGACCCGTGAGCATGCTCTCCTTGCTTTCACCCTTGGTGTCAAGCAAATGATTTGCTGCTGCAACAAG ATGGATGCCACTACCCCCAAGTACTCAAAGGCTAGGTATGATGAAATTGTGAAGGAAGTCTCTTCCTACTTGAAGAAGGTTGGGTACAACCCTGACAAGATTCCTTTTGTCCCCATCTCTGGATTTGAGGGTGACAATATGATTGAGAGGTCCACCAACCTTGACTGGTACAAGGGACCAACCCTTCTTGAGGCCCTTGACCAGATCAACGAGCCAAAGAGGCCCTCAGACAAGCCCCTCCGTCTCCCACTTCAGGATGTTTACAAGATTGGAGGCATTGGAACTGTCCCTGTGGGTCGTGTTGAGACTGGTGTTGTCAAGCCTGGTATGGTTGTGACCTTTGGGCCCACTGGGTTGACCACTGAAGTTAAGTCCGTTGAAATGCATCATGAGGCTCTCCAAGAGGCGCTTCCTGGTGACAATGTTGGTTTCAATGTTAAGAATGTTGCTGTGAAGGATCTCAAGCGTGGGTTTGTTGCCTCCAACTCCAAGGATGATCCTGCCAAGGAAGCAGCCAACTTCACCTCCCAAGTTATCATCATGAACCACCCTGGCCAGATTGGAAATGGTTATGCCCCTGTCCTTGATTGCCACACCTCCCACATTGCTGTCAAATTTGCTGAGCTCTTGACCAAGATTGACAGGCGGTCTGGTAAGGAGCTTGAGAAGGAGCCCAAATTCTTGAAGAACGGTGATGCTGGAATGGTTAAGATGATTCCCACCAAGCCCATGGTTGTGGAAACTTTCTCCGAGTATCCCCCACTTGGTCGTTTTGCTGTCAGGGACATGCGTCAAACTGTGGCTGTTGGTGTCATCAAGAGTGTGGAGAAGAAGGATCCATCTGGAGCCAAGGTGACCAAGTCTGCTGCCAAAAAGAAGTGA